The following coding sequences lie in one Notolabrus celidotus isolate fNotCel1 chromosome 6, fNotCel1.pri, whole genome shotgun sequence genomic window:
- the LOC117814716 gene encoding protein mono-ADP-ribosyltransferase PARP12-like has protein sequence MASVVSELITKTLCDNRGCLNFRSLDEKIKQKYTVSEEVLRSLLFDEGKIAIKEGREKVTAGLIVNPDSLIVAKTGLRLCPKRPGECSQCDGLHLCRFYVSGGCTFGNKCKNTHDLASPHNAQLVKSHGCQNLTENQLFTLLLQNDPSLLPEICPHYNKGNGLHGSCKFATTCKKLHICQHYFQDDCKFGSSCKRAHNVGECDMKTFRGLSQENITNLNEIYRNKGIVTAQQDRPTVGVEVLPEVKILPEQSSKKNPRPSTACNLMSEADRNEICLFSIRKGCKYKEKCARVHCHLPYRWQVLDSDGVTWKDLTDMEGIEKAYCDPGHDTSCIDQPTTTWGILKLLSLQSKTSPKEPSVDFMTMTHTGSTVRRLSTASSVSKPPHFILTTEWLWYWKDENEEWSEFGQDGASVTSDSLESVYLADSDTQVPFDAGHHQYILHFKGEPGVHQMYQQNVKYKTKREVRRRPRFVSAQDVELKLKSSSSQGSRASIAENFPSHWDKSALPDIGYKLVPLSKSSEYNMITAMFKRTMPTGKIHKVQRIQNLSLWSIFHWQKEQMKKRNGGKAVNEQYLFHGTDEPLIEAICDQNFDWRMCGVHGTAYGKGSYFAKEASYSDRYAKVNSRRMKTMFVALVLVGEYTQGSSSYVRPPPKRDGKTLYDSCVNHESDPSIYVVFEKQQIYPEYLITYS, from the exons ATGGCTTCAGTGGTCTCTGAATTAATCACCAAGACCCTCTGCGACAACCGGGGCTGCCTGAACTTCAGGAGCCTGGATGAGAAGATAAAACAGAAGTACACTGTATCAGAAGAGGTCCTGAGGAGCCTCCTCTTCGACGAAGGTAAAATAGCCATCAAAGAAGGAAGGGAGAAAGTAACAGCTGGTCTAATAGTTAACCCGGACAGCCTGATAGTGGCTAAAACTGGTCTGCGGCTCTGTCCGAAGAGACCCGGAGAGTGCTCCCAGTGCGACGGGTTACACCTGTGCAGGTTCTATGTCAGCGGGGGATGCACCTTCGG AAACAAGTGTAAAAACACCCATGATCTGGCCTCTCCACACAATGCACAGCTTGTGAAGAGCCATGGTTGCCAGAATTTGACGGAGAATCAGCTGTTCACGCTGTTACTGCAGAATGATCCTTCTCTGCTTCCAGAG ATCTGCCCACATTACAACAAGGGCAACGGTTTGCACGGTTCCTGCAAGTTTGCCACCACCTGCAAGAAGCTCCACATCTGTCAGCACTACTTCCAGGATGACTGTAAGTTTGGCTCCTCCTGTAAGAGAGCCCATAATGTCGGTGAGTGTGACATGAAGACTTTCCGAGGCCTCAGTCAGGAGAATATAACAAACCTCAATGAGATCTACAGAAATAAGGGCATCGTTACGGCTCAACAGGACAGACCAACGGTTGGTGTTGAAG TGCTGCCAGAGGTGAAAATCCTACCTGAGCAGTCCTCCAAAAAAAACCCTAGACCCTCTACTGCTTGCAACCTCATGAGCGAAGCTGACAGGAATGAAATCTGCCTCTTCTCTATCCGCAAGGGCTGCAAATACAAAG AGAAGTGTGCTCGGGTCCATTGTCACCTTCCTTACAGGTGGCAGGTGTTAGACAGTGACGGAGTGACCTGGAAGGACCTGACGGACATGGAGGGCATCGAAAAGGCCTACTGTGACCCAGGACATGACACAAGCTGCATTGATCAACCCACAACCACATGGGGCATTCTCAAACTTCTGTCACTTCAAAG CAAAACATCGCCAAAGGAGCCGTCAGTTGACTTCATGACCATGACACACACAGGGTCTACTGTTCGTCGCCTCTCCACTGCCTCCTCTGTCTCGAAGCCTCCTCACTTCATTCTTACAACAGAGTGGCTGTGGTACTGGAAGGATGAAAATGAGGAATGGTCGGAGTTCGGACAG gACGGAGCCTCTGTCACCTCTGACAGTCTGGAGAGTGTTTACCTGGCAGACAGTGATACACAGGTTCCATTTGATGCTGGTCATCATCAGTACATTCTCCACTTCAAAGGTGAACCAGGAGTCCATCAGATGTATCAgcagaatgtaaaatacaaaacCAAGAGAGAGGTCAGACGGAGGCCTCGCTTTGTGTCTGCTCAGGATGTGGAGCTGAAGCTGAAGAG TTCATCCTCACAAGGCTCCAGAGCCTCCATTGCTGAAAACTTCCCTTCCCACTGGGACAAGAGTGCATTACCAGACATAGGATATAAG CTTGTACCTCTGTCAAAATCTTCAGAGTATAATATGATTACAGCGATGTTTAAGCGCACCATGCCCACGGGTAAAATTCACAAAGTCCAGAGGATCCAGAACCTTTCTCTGTGGAGCATCTTTCATTG GCAAAAAGagcagatgaagaagaggaatggAGGCAAAGCTGTGAATGAGCAGTACCTGTTCCACGGGACTGATGAGCCCCTGATCGAGGCGATCTGTGATCAAAACTTTGACTGGAGGATGTGTGGTGTCCACGGGACGGCCTACGGCAAAG gaAGCTACTTTGCCAAAGAAGCATCCTACTCAGACAGATATGCCAAGGTTAACAGTCGCCGGATGAAGACCATGTTTGTTGCTCTAGTCCTGGTGGGGGAGTACACCCAAGGGAGCAGCAGCTATGTCCGACCTCCACCTAAAAGAGACGGAAAAACCCTCTATGACAGCTGTGTCAACCATGAGAGTGACCCGAGCATCTATGTGGTCTttgaaaaacaacagatttaTCCTGAGTATCTCATCACTTACTCATAA
- the LOC117814587 gene encoding protein mono-ADP-ribosyltransferase PARP12-like, which yields MQDCVISVTGYIRGGTLYLEDAVSGESSGLYWHLPYRWQVSDSGWVTWKDLPDMESIEKAYCDPRRDTSCMYQQSQTLWSVIFQILRRCVLRFGCLKENSVDFKTMTCEGIPVRRLSTPSSVTKHPHAILTTQWLWYWKNDNGDWKEFGQGNTPASITPQSLENVYLTLADNEREIDFTAGRHEYLLYIEGAPGAHQMYQQNIEYKTKREVRRRPRFVSAQDVELRLKSLSSQGSNTFPPHWDKNALPDLGYKLVGLSRSKEHNKIEKMFKCTMPNRPIVSIQRIQNPSLWRAFQLQRELMKKRNRGKAVNEQYLFHGTDESGNEAICDQNFDWRLCGVHGTLYGKGSYFARDASYSDVYVKAKKSLTKTMCLALVLVGEYTQGNSAYVRPPPKGDGKTLYDSCVDNVSNPSIYVVFEKQQIYPEYLITYS from the exons ATGCAGGATTGTGTGATCAGCGTAACAGGTTACATTCGTGGAGGTACTTTGTATCTGGAGGATGCTGTTTCGG GAGAGTCTTCTGGTCTCTATTGGCACCTTCCTTACAGATGGCAGGTGTCAGACAGCGGCTGGGTGACCTGGAAGGACCTGCCTGACATGGAGAGCATTGAAAAGGCCTACTGTGACCCAAGACGTGACACAAGCTGCATGTATCAACAGTCACAAACATTGTGGAGTGTAATATTTCAGATTTTACGAAGGTGTGTTTTAAGGTTTGGATGCCTTAAAGAGAATTCAGTTGACTTCAAGACAATGACATGTGAAGGAATTCCTGTCCGTCGTCTCTCCACCCCCTCCTCTGTCACAAAACATCCTCATGCAATTCTTACCACACAATGGCTTTGGTACTGGAAGAACGACAATGGGGACTGGAAGGAGTTTGGACAG gGCAACACACCAGCCTCCATCACGCCTCAAAGTCTGGAGAATGTGTACCTGACACTGGCAGACAATGAAAGAGAGATCGATTTCACTGCTGGCCGACATGAATATCTTCTTTACATAGAAGGTGCACCAGGAGCCCATCAGATGTATCAGCAGAATATAGAATACAAAACTAAGAGAGAGGTCAGACGGAGGCCTCGCTTTGTGTCTGCTCAGGATGTGGAACTGAGGCTAAAGAG TCTGTCATCACAAGGCTCCAACACCTTCCCACCCCACTGGGACAAGAATGCATTACCAGACTTAGGGTACAAG CTTGTGGGTCTCTCCAGATCTAAGGAACATAATAAGATTGAAAAGATGTTTAAGTGCACCATGCCCAACAGACCAATTGTCAGCATCCAGAGGATCCAGAACCCTTCTCTGTGGAGAGCCTTTCAATT gCAAAGAGAGCTGATGAAAAAGAGGAACAGAGGCAAAGCTGTGAATGAGCAGTACCTATTCCACGGGACTGATGAGTCAGGGAATGAGGCGATCTGTGATCAAAACTTTGACTGGAGGCTGTGTGGTGTCCACGGGACGTTATACGGCAAAG GAAGCTACTTTGCCAGAGACGCATCTTATTCAGATGTTTATGTCAAGGCAAAAAAAAGCTTGACGAAGACCATGTGTCTTGCTCTGGTTCTGGTGGGGGAGTACACCCAGGGGAACAGCGCCTATGTCAGACCTCCACCTAAAGGAGACGGCAAAACCCTCTACGACAGCTGTGTTGACAATGTGAGCAACCCGAGCATCTATGTGGTGTTTGAAAAGCAACAGATTTATCCTGAGTATCTCATCACTTACTCATAA